Proteins found in one Hirundo rustica isolate bHirRus1 chromosome 9, bHirRus1.pri.v3, whole genome shotgun sequence genomic segment:
- the USP1 gene encoding ubiquitin carboxyl-terminal hydrolase 1 codes for MPGVLPGDSARASPSKKNRLSLKLFQKKEAKRALDFTEAQENEQKGAEFRGAEIDQVVPAAQPPSLVSCEKKDNMLPFVGLNNLGNTCYLNSVLQVLYFCPGFKTGVKHLYNIISKKRESSKDEGEQKAEKGSCKEDPLASYELICSLHSLILSVEQLQASFLLNPEKYTDELATQPRRLLNTLRELNPMYEGYLQHDAQEVLQCILGNIQETCQLLKKEELNKLPVEEPAAQLEEKPNQNSESNGSVSPAEEEDPTPGGHGGDAAKEKLLKGNGKRKSDAEGGNAKKKSKVSKEQIAAEENQRQTRSKRKATGEKMENQADAIAKCSGESESAKPTQKKSRLRLNWLKSSCKQPSILSKFYSLGKLTTNLGSKDPGKEYDCEFEESAVKCENGDSKEEYREPASPVESHRGKGTEKEPKKEGTELAVFELVEKLFQGQLVLRTRCLECECFTERREDFQDISVPVQEDELSKSEESSEISPEPKTEMKTLKWAISQFASVERIVGEDKYFCENCHHYTEAERSLLFDKMPEVITIHLKCFAASGLEFDCYGGLSKINTPLLTPLRLSLEEWSTRPTNDTYGLFAVVMHSGITISSGHYTASVKVTDLQSLELDGGNFLPEPGYAAPKPEPLTEEEARAVAEDYDDGEVSFRLNGAAPPGKVLGKKSVEAVGLLGGQKSRADCDLCASKQPNPEKLLGSAAAEPRGAEPGARPGAERGEPAGLGANGLENKALYVLQSLKEYEGKWLLFDDSEVKVTEEKDFLNSLSPTSSSTSTPYLLFYKKIVE; via the exons ATGCCCGGCGTCCTGCCCGGCGACAGCGCCAGGGCCAGCCCCTCCAAGAAGAACAGGCTGTCGCTGAAGCTCTTTCAGAAGAAGGAGGCGAAGCGAGCGCTGGATTTCACCGAGGCGCAGGAAAATGAGCAGAAGGGCGCCGAGTTCCGAGGCGCCGAGAT TGACCAGGTggttcctgcagcacagccccctTCCCTTGTCAGCTGTGAGAAAAAAGACAACATGTTGCCTTTTGTGGGCTTGAACAACCTGGGCAACACCTGCTACCTGAACAGCGTCCTGCAG GTATTATATTTTTGTCCTGGTTTTAAAACTGGAGTAAAACATTTATATAACATTATTTCAAAGAAGAGAGAATCTTCAAAGGATGAAGGAgagcaaaaggcagaaaag GGAAGCTGTAAAGAAGATCCCTTGGCAAGTTACGAACTCATCTGCAGTTTGCACTCCTTGATCCTTTCAGTTGAGCAACTTCAAGCCAGTTTTCTCCTAAACCCAGAGAAATACACGGATGAATTGGCCACTCAGCCCCGGAGGCTGCTGAACACCCTCAG AGAGCTGAACCCCATGTACGAGGGGTACCTGCAGCACGATGCCCAGGAGGTCCTGCAGTGTATCCTGGGGAACATCCAGGAAACCTGCCAGCTGCTGAAGAAGGAAGAGCTGAACAAACTGCCCGTGGAAGAGCCTGCAGCTCAACTGGAggaaaaacccaaccaaaactcTGAGAGCAATGGATCTGtcagccctgctgaggaggaggatCCCACCCCGGGCGGCCACGGCGGAGACGCGGCCAAGGAGAAGCTGCTCAAGGGAAACGGGAAAAGGAAAAGCGACGCCGAGGGCGGCAACGCcaagaaaaaatccaaagtaTCAAAAGAGCAAattgcagcagaagaaaatcaaagacAAACCAGGTCCAAGAGGAAAGCCACGggagaaaagatggaaaaccaAGCGGATGCCATCGCCAAGTGTTCCGGGGAGAGCGAGAGCGCCAAGCCCACGCAGAAAAAGTCGCGCCTTAGGTTAAACTGGTTAAAATCGTCCTGCAAACAGCCCAGTATCCTGTCCAAATTTTACAGTCTAGGAAAGTTAACTACAAACTTGGGATCCAAGGACCCGGGGAAAGAATATGACTGTGAGTTTGAAGAGTCAGCTGTCAAGTGCGAAAATGGTGACAGTAAAGAAGAATATCGTGAACCAGCGTCTCCCGTGGAAAGCCATCGTGGAAAAGGAActgaaaaagaaccaaaaaaggAAG GTACAGAGCTGGCTGTCTTCGAGCTGGTGGAGAAACTCTTCCAGGGCCAGTTAGTGCTGAGGACGAGGTGCTTGGAGTGCGAGTGCTTCAcggaaaggagggaagattttcaGGACATCAGTGTCCCAGTGCAAGAAGATGAACTTTCTAAAAGTGAAGAGAGTTCTGAAA TTTCTCCAGAGCcaaaaacagaaatgaagacTCTGAAATGGGCAATTTCCCAGTTTGCCTCAGTGGAGAGGATTGTGGGAGAagacaaatatttctgtgagaaCTGCCACCACTACACGGAAGCCGAGCGCAGCCTCTTGTTCGATAAAATGCCCGAAGTGATCACAATTCACTTGAAGTGCTTTGCTGCCAGTGGCTTGGA GTTTGACTGCTACGGGGGCCTGTCCAAGATCAACACCCCGCTGCTGACGCCCCTCAGGCTGTCCCTGGAGGAGTGGAGCACCCGGCCCACCAACGACACCTACGGGCTCTTCGCCGTGGTCATGCACAGCGGCATCACCATCAGCAGCGGCCACTACACGGCCTCGGTGAAGGTCACGgacctgcagagcctggagctggacGGGGGCAACTTCCTCCCCGAGCCGGGCTACGCCGCGCCCAAGCCGGAGCCGCTGACCGAGGAGGAGGCGCGGGCCGTGGCCGAGGACTACGACGACGGCGAGGTGTCCTTCAGGCTCAACGGCGCCGCGCCGCCGGGGAAGGTGCTGGGCAAGAAGAGCGTGGAGGCCGTGGGACTGCTCGGGGGGCAGAAGAGCAGGGCCGACTGTGACCTGTGCGCCAGCAAACAGCCCAACCCCGAGAAGCTCCTGGGCAGCGCGGCGGCCGAGCCCCGTGGCGCCGAGCCCGGCGCGCGgcccggggcggagcggggcgagCCCGCGGGGCTGGGAGCCAACGGACTGGAGAACAAAGCTCTCTACGTGCTCCAGAGCCTCAAGGAGTACGAGGGGAAGTGGCTGCTCTTCGATGACTCCGAAGTGAAGGTCACGGAGGaaaaggactttctgaattctCTTTCTCCGACGTCGTCATCCACATCGACTCCTTACCTACTGTTTTATAAGAAGATTGTAGAGTGA